Genomic window (Streptosporangium brasiliense):
TGGTGGGGGAGCGAGGGGGCCAAGTCGTCCGGTTACGAGGTCGAGGTCCGCTCGGTGAGACGCCTCGAACGCCGGATCACCACGGTCCTGACCGGTGACGAGGGCATCCCGGCCCCCACTCCGCCCAGGCCGGTGTGCTCGCTCACGCGCGCCGAGGCCGTTCCGGTGGAGGAGTCCATAGCAGTCGGGGCCACCTGCCCGGAGCCGTCCCACACCGTCGAGAAAAGCACCCCGGCGGCGTCCGTCCTACGGCATGTGGAGGTGCCGTCATTGGGATGACCGCCCCCCTGGCCACCTGCCCCGGGCGCCCGCTCCGTGACGGTCCGGGGCGGAGGGCGGAAACAGTGTGGAGGTGCCGTCATTGGGATGACCGCCCCCCTGGCCACCTGCCCCGGGCGCCCGCTCCGTGACGGTCCGGGCCGGAAGGTGGAGACAGTGGAAGAGGTCAGTCGAAGGCGAAGGTGCGCAGCACCAGTCCGGTGCGGGGCTTTGGGCCGAAGGAGGTGGACTTGCGGGGCACCCGCTCCTGCTGGGCCGCTACCGCGAGCACGTCGTCGACCGTCAGCGGGTTCAGCAGCACCGCGGTCCCCCCCGACTCCCGCGCCAGCCGTACCGCCGCCTCCGGGTCGTGGTGCACGATGCGGACCGACTGCTCGTCGTCGTTCATCCCCCAGACCTTCGGCAGCA
Coding sequences:
- a CDS encoding single-stranded DNA-binding protein, yielding MDRNEVTLVGRLPEVVRVRSLQSGSTLSAWRLIVRRHQRGRGTRVDTIPCVSFEPEVTVAVADWLPDDMVEVVGSLRRRWWGSEGAKSSGYEVEVRSVRRLERRITTVLTGDEGIPAPTPPRPVCSLTRAEAVPVEESIAVGATCPEPSHTVEKSTPAASVLRHVEVPSLG